One Diceros bicornis minor isolate mBicDic1 chromosome 26, mDicBic1.mat.cur, whole genome shotgun sequence DNA segment encodes these proteins:
- the STX1A gene encoding syntaxin-1A isoform X1 yields the protein MLGSLGSQVQRDPVVLPQVHSHAHTPLQAKDSDDDDDVTVTMDRDRFMDEFFEQVEEIRGFIDKISGNVEEVKRKHSAILASPNPDEQTKEELEELMSDIKKTANKVRSKLKGIEQSIEQEEGLNRSSADLRIRKTQHSTLSRKFVEVMSEYNATQSDYRERCKGRIQRQLEITGRTTTSEELEDMLESGNPAIFASGIIMDSSISKQALSEIETRHSEIIKLENSIRELHDMFRDMAMLVESQRSVGQSGDPRICLPDELKGAAHATSPRATSGVTLIESLRWPFWTGWSGKASLRRGGI from the exons ATGCTGGGCAGTTTGGGGTCCCAGGTCCAGCGGGACCCAGTGGTCCTACCACAGGTCCACTCACATGCGCATACCCCTCTGCAGGCCAAGGAcagcgatgatgatgatgatgtcacTGTCACCATGGACCGAGACCGCTTCATGGATGAGTTCTTCGAACAG GTGGAGGAGATCCGCGGCTTCATTGACAAGATCTCGGGGAACGTGGAGGAGGTGAAGCGGAAGCACAGCGCCATCCTGGCCTCCCCCAACCCTGACGAGC agacaaaggaggagctggaggagctcatGTCCGACATAAAGAAGACAGCAAACAAAGTGCGCTCTAAGCTCAAGG GCATCGAGCAGAGTATCGAGCAGGAGGAAGGCCTGAACCGCTCCTCAGCCGACCTGAGGATCCGCAAGACACAG CACTCCACGCTGTCCCGGAAGTTTGTGGAGGTCATGTCCGAGTACAACGCGACGCAGTCTGACTACCGCGAGCGCTGCAAGGGCCGCATCCAGAGGCAGCTGGAGATCA CCGGCCGGACTACGACCAGTGAGGAGCTGGAGGACATGCTGGAAAGTGGGAACCCGGCCATCTTTGCTTCCGGG ATCATCATGGACTCCAGCATCTCGAAGCAGGCCCTGAGTGAGATTGAGACACGGCACAGTGAGATCATCAAGCTGGAGAACAGCATCCGTGAGCTGCACGACATGTTCAGGGACATGGCCATGCTTGTGGAGAGCCAG AGATCAGTAGGTCAGAGTGGGGACCCACGAATTTGCCTTCCTGACGAGCTCAAGGGTGCTGCCCATGCTACTAGTCCAAGGGCCACATCTGGAGTGACTCTCATAGAGTCACTGCGGTGGCCATTTTGgacagggtggtcagggaaggcctctctgaggagaggtggcatttga
- the STX1A gene encoding syntaxin-1A isoform X4 yields MKDRTQELRTAKDSDDDDDVTVTMDRDRFMDEFFEQVEEIRGFIDKISGNVEEVKRKHSAILASPNPDEQTKEELEELMSDIKKTANKVRSKLKGIEQSIEQEEGLNRSSADLRIRKTQHSTLSRKFVEVMSEYNATQSDYRERCKGRIQRQLEITGRTTTSEELEDMLESGNPAIFASGIIMDSSISKQALSEIETRHSEIIKLENSIRELHDMFRDMAMLVESQGEMIDRIEYNVEHSVDYVERAVSDTKKAVKYQSKARRKKIMIIICCVVLGIVIASTFGGIFG; encoded by the exons GCCAAGGAcagcgatgatgatgatgatgtcacTGTCACCATGGACCGAGACCGCTTCATGGATGAGTTCTTCGAACAG GTGGAGGAGATCCGCGGCTTCATTGACAAGATCTCGGGGAACGTGGAGGAGGTGAAGCGGAAGCACAGCGCCATCCTGGCCTCCCCCAACCCTGACGAGC agacaaaggaggagctggaggagctcatGTCCGACATAAAGAAGACAGCAAACAAAGTGCGCTCTAAGCTCAAGG GCATCGAGCAGAGTATCGAGCAGGAGGAAGGCCTGAACCGCTCCTCAGCCGACCTGAGGATCCGCAAGACACAG CACTCCACGCTGTCCCGGAAGTTTGTGGAGGTCATGTCCGAGTACAACGCGACGCAGTCTGACTACCGCGAGCGCTGCAAGGGCCGCATCCAGAGGCAGCTGGAGATCA CCGGCCGGACTACGACCAGTGAGGAGCTGGAGGACATGCTGGAAAGTGGGAACCCGGCCATCTTTGCTTCCGGG ATCATCATGGACTCCAGCATCTCGAAGCAGGCCCTGAGTGAGATTGAGACACGGCACAGTGAGATCATCAAGCTGGAGAACAGCATCCGTGAGCTGCACGACATGTTCAGGGACATGGCCATGCTTGTGGAGAGCCAG GGGGAGATGATTGACAGGATCGAGTACAATGTGGAGCACTCGGTGGACTACGTGGAGAGGGCCGTGTCTGACACCAAGAAGGCCGTCAAGTACCAAAGCAAGGCACGCCGG AAGAAGATCATGATCATCATCTGCTGTGTGGTCCTGGGCATTGTCATCGCCTCCACCTTTGGAGGCATCTTTGGATAG
- the STX1A gene encoding syntaxin-1A isoform X2 gives MLGSLGSQVQRDPVVLPQVHSHAHTPLQAKDSDDDDDVTVTMDRDRFMDEFFEQVEEIRGFIDKISGNVEEVKRKHSAILASPNPDEQTKEELEELMSDIKKTANKVRSKLKGIEQSIEQEEGLNRSSADLRIRKTQHSTLSRKFVEVMSEYNATQSDYRERCKGRIQRQLEITGRTTTSEELEDMLESGNPAIFASGIIMDSSISKQALSEIETRHSEIIKLENSIRELHDMFRDMAMLVESQSPATRRTLAWLGHQAPGTAWLCLALQDPRPCMALPTYTQPCPVFFTSCLSCGPWEA, from the exons ATGCTGGGCAGTTTGGGGTCCCAGGTCCAGCGGGACCCAGTGGTCCTACCACAGGTCCACTCACATGCGCATACCCCTCTGCAGGCCAAGGAcagcgatgatgatgatgatgtcacTGTCACCATGGACCGAGACCGCTTCATGGATGAGTTCTTCGAACAG GTGGAGGAGATCCGCGGCTTCATTGACAAGATCTCGGGGAACGTGGAGGAGGTGAAGCGGAAGCACAGCGCCATCCTGGCCTCCCCCAACCCTGACGAGC agacaaaggaggagctggaggagctcatGTCCGACATAAAGAAGACAGCAAACAAAGTGCGCTCTAAGCTCAAGG GCATCGAGCAGAGTATCGAGCAGGAGGAAGGCCTGAACCGCTCCTCAGCCGACCTGAGGATCCGCAAGACACAG CACTCCACGCTGTCCCGGAAGTTTGTGGAGGTCATGTCCGAGTACAACGCGACGCAGTCTGACTACCGCGAGCGCTGCAAGGGCCGCATCCAGAGGCAGCTGGAGATCA CCGGCCGGACTACGACCAGTGAGGAGCTGGAGGACATGCTGGAAAGTGGGAACCCGGCCATCTTTGCTTCCGGG ATCATCATGGACTCCAGCATCTCGAAGCAGGCCCTGAGTGAGATTGAGACACGGCACAGTGAGATCATCAAGCTGGAGAACAGCATCCGTGAGCTGCACGACATGTTCAGGGACATGGCCATGCTTGTGGAGAGCCAG AGCCCTGCCACCCGAAGGACCCTTGCATGGCTCGGCCACCAGGCCCCAGGCACTGCATGGCTCTGCTTGGCCCTCCAGGACCCCAGGCCCTGCATGGCCCTTCCCACCTACACCCAGCCTTGTCCTGTCTTCTTCACCAGCTGTTTGTCATGTGGGCCCTGGGAGGCATAG
- the STX1A gene encoding syntaxin-1A isoform X3, translating to MLGSLGSQVQRDPVVLPQVHSHAHTPLQAKDSDDDDDVTVTMDRDRFMDEFFEQVEEIRGFIDKISGNVEEVKRKHSAILASPNPDEQTKEELEELMSDIKKTANKVRSKLKGIEQSIEQEEGLNRSSADLRIRKTQHSTLSRKFVEVMSEYNATQSDYRERCKGRIQRQLEITGRTTTSEELEDMLESGNPAIFASGIIMDSSISKQALSEIETRHSEIIKLENSIRELHDMFRDMAMLVESQGAFPKSCHEPPPDPEGGPLELRCPRPCRGR from the exons ATGCTGGGCAGTTTGGGGTCCCAGGTCCAGCGGGACCCAGTGGTCCTACCACAGGTCCACTCACATGCGCATACCCCTCTGCAGGCCAAGGAcagcgatgatgatgatgatgtcacTGTCACCATGGACCGAGACCGCTTCATGGATGAGTTCTTCGAACAG GTGGAGGAGATCCGCGGCTTCATTGACAAGATCTCGGGGAACGTGGAGGAGGTGAAGCGGAAGCACAGCGCCATCCTGGCCTCCCCCAACCCTGACGAGC agacaaaggaggagctggaggagctcatGTCCGACATAAAGAAGACAGCAAACAAAGTGCGCTCTAAGCTCAAGG GCATCGAGCAGAGTATCGAGCAGGAGGAAGGCCTGAACCGCTCCTCAGCCGACCTGAGGATCCGCAAGACACAG CACTCCACGCTGTCCCGGAAGTTTGTGGAGGTCATGTCCGAGTACAACGCGACGCAGTCTGACTACCGCGAGCGCTGCAAGGGCCGCATCCAGAGGCAGCTGGAGATCA CCGGCCGGACTACGACCAGTGAGGAGCTGGAGGACATGCTGGAAAGTGGGAACCCGGCCATCTTTGCTTCCGGG ATCATCATGGACTCCAGCATCTCGAAGCAGGCCCTGAGTGAGATTGAGACACGGCACAGTGAGATCATCAAGCTGGAGAACAGCATCCGTGAGCTGCACGACATGTTCAGGGACATGGCCATGCTTGTGGAGAGCCAG GGTGCCTTCCCAAAGTCCTGCCATGAGCCCCCTCCCGACCCTGAGGGGGGCCCTCTGGAGCTCAGGTGCCCCCGACCCTGCAGGGGGAGATGA